From Astyanax mexicanus isolate ESR-SI-001 chromosome 13, AstMex3_surface, whole genome shotgun sequence, the proteins below share one genomic window:
- the ccdc30 gene encoding coiled-coil domain-containing protein 30 isoform X4 produces the protein MEQKEEKDELQELSVHLQKEGLSTEASADERQCHLWRLLQRSEGSLVSATEELQTLRAQQAGEMREVENYVEHIRNMLEERESLTAEYERDNEHLRTELAQMKHQQECQCKEVVEMLEQEGLDEISHSSASEQVAYLLVERVTLLERLEAAERKLDTQTLTGNLREVHLQEELDHIRQTLEEELKQQKETMRHAKESMNKAHTEVLAKERTERKKLERDLEEASSRLAMAHEEIRNLTDELDLARKAQAFCGSDLQTTGVEVARLKQEVEKLKQCDMVELQKAKERNERLDTEILVLRDRVRTLDTERKSLLKRLENSKIQSSNGGSTEHGSNHSVQDDGNDNPELLDRPLNGSEEHLHKRCRRESEDKDCRLRELQRRLQKQQQEHEELVERNEELEALLGEVQNKAKEERELHECEMEGLQRKIKNMESQLETKSHLKPEEKGVQEKESVPEIKDGGIQERLTFLENRLAEEKDWRKQLEVDLAVAQSSLKKEKQVMLRDHEELKRLRIEVQSLQAACQQEKSLNKSLTHIKGEKGILEEKVAKLERAQTRLQDNLAEQTENSRVQEDLRENREQVTQLKVQVEQLRSEQSALEKERSTLRDELVEKRKEVMELQTELSIRAHERLQTEGQMERLGLELQHVKEQLHTAKQEKALDPNPKPLAGEMEGLSQVVCVRSEMSMLHSTLEEERQLANQQQLALQAQISEAQARAKAQDSVLQQKGEENKQLKQDLQRTQHLFTSAERELRYEREKNLDLKRHNALLDQEKIKLCAELKQAQAKLAQLETSTTGQTADLEQLHQRTRELELELARSSQNKQTSNSLREELNAERARVITADKKVLELQQQLKNTLHQLRLEEARAGETSKLERDTRDMSDNLSALRAKLQEEQLQRKLLEQREEELQQQVRSLRMKEATLSRTNSELTHRSQQMDTRLEVLENELSAAREQQRLSQTNCHDLEDQLMSSHQESERLQEELQQALQQLDTNIRRYNEKQSMHKTKLRRAKQLFLKATTQRDLRIQKLESDLALATSLSEKEKDWIRTVTEENDQLLLERRELLKRMTEAEEMGNNGMRTATTTQQRVKFLEMENNQLQEKTLKLASQIGVLERALRNLQSGCTVEEVKKIFSSGTHADGLLLTSTPSPKPGLCDSWGLLDAIRRVKVGDHAKSLESSLSLPNSQPSEIGYLNVSSPMAPSATMDQEENHSTASEDA, from the exons ATGGAGCAAAAAGAG gaaaAAGATGAGTTGCAGGAGCTCTCTGTACACTTGCAAAAGGAAGGCTTGTCCACTGAGGCTTCTGCAGACGAGCGACAGTGTCACCTGTGGCGTCTGCTCCAGCGCAGTGAGGGCAGCCTGGTCTCAGCTACAGAGGAGCTGCAGACACTGCGCGCACAGCAGGCTGGCGAGATGAGAGAG GTGGAAAATTATGTGGAGCACATTCGAAATATGCTGGAGGAGCGGGAAAGCCTGACAGCTGAATACGAACGAGACAACGAGCATCTTCGTACTGAGCTCGCACAAATGAAGCACCAGCAAG AGTGCCAGTGTAAGGAGGTCGTGGAGATGCTGGAGCAAGAGGGTCTAGATGAGATCAGTCACAGCAGTGCGAGTGAGCAGGTGGCCTATCTGCTGGTGGAGAGAGTTACCTTGCTAGAGAGGTTGGAGGCTGCAGAGAGGAAGCTTGATACACAGACACTCACTGGCAACCTTAGGGAGGTTCATCTACAG GAGGAACTGGACCATATCCGGCAAACTCTTGAGGAGGAGCTCAAGCAGCAAAAGGAAACCATGCGCCACGCCAAAGAGAGCATGAACAAG GCACACACTGAGGTGTTGGCTAAAGAGCGCACAGAGCGTAAGAAGTTAGAGAGGGACCTAGAAGAAGCTTCCAGCAGGCTTGCTATGGCTCATGAAGAGATTCGCAACCTGACCGATGAGCTAGACCTGGCCCGAAAGGCCCAGGCCTTTTGTG GGTCTGACCTGCAGACAACGGGAGTAGAAGTGGCACGGCTGAAACAAGAAGTAGAAAAACTGAAACAGTGTG ATATGGTGGAGCTACAGAAGGCCAAAGAACGCAATGAAAGACTTGACACAGAGATTCTGGTGCTGAGGGATAGAGTGCGCACTTTGGACACCGAAAGAAAGAGTCTTTTGAAAAGG CTTGAAAATTCTAAGATACAGTCCAGTAATGGAGGCAGCACAGAACATGGGTCAAATCACTCTGTACAG GATGATGGAAATGACAATCCAGAGCTTTTAGATAGACCACTAAATGGTAGTGAAGAGCACCTTCATAAAAG GTGTCGAAGGGAGTCTGAGGATAAGGACTGCCGTCTGCGGGAGCTGCAGAGAAGgctgcagaaacagcagcaggagcacgAGGAGCTTGTAGAAAGGAACGAGGAGCTGGAAGCACTTTTGGGAGAGGTGCAGAACAAGGCGAAAGAGGAGCGTGAACTCCATGAGTGTGAGATGGAGGGCTTGCAACGAAAG ATAAAAAATATGGAGTCACAGCTGGAAACAAAGAGCCATTTAAAACCTGAAGAAAAGGGTGTTCAGGAAAAGGAGTCTGTGCCTGAG ATAAAAGATGGTGGCATTCAAGAGAGGCTGACATTTCTTGAGAATCGCCTTGCAGAGGAGAAGGACTGGAGGAAGCAGTTAGAGGTGGACCTAGCTGTAGCCCAGTCTTCTCTCAAAAAAGAGAAACAG GTAATGCTCAGAGATCATGAGGAGCTGAAGAGATTGCGTATAGAGGTGCAGAGCTTGCAGGCTGCATGCCAGCAGGAGAAATCCCTCAACAAGAGCCTCACTCATATTAAGGGAGAAAAGGGAATTTTGGAAGAGAAG GTGGCCAAGTTGGAGCGGGCTCAAACACGACTTCAGGACAACCTGGCAGAGCAGACGGAGAACAGCAGAGTGCAGGAGGACCTGAGAGAGAACAGGGAGCAGGTGACACAGCTTAAAGTTCAGGTTGAACAATTGAGATCAGAACAGTCTGCACTGGAGAAAGAACGCAGCACTCTGAG ggATGAGCTTGTGGAGAAGCGCAAGGAGGTTATGGAGCTGCAGACTGAGCTCAGCATCAGAGCCCATGAGAGACTGCAGACAGAAGGCCAGATGGAGCGTCTCGGTCTGGAACTGCAGCACGTAAAGGAGCAGCTCCATACTGCAAAGCAGGAGAAGGCTCTTGACCCTAATCCTAAACCTCTTGCAGGAGAGATGGAAGGGCTCAGCCAG GTGGTGTGTGTGAGGTCAGAGATGAGCATGCTTCACTCCACACTGGAAGAGGAGAGACAGCTGGCCAACCAGCAGCAGCTGGCCCTGCAGGCTCAGATCAGCGAGGCACAGGCCCGGGCCAAG GCACAAGACTCTGTCCTGCAACAAAAGGGAGAGGAGAATAAGCAGCTAAAGCAAGACCTCCAAAGGACCCAGCACCTCTTCACTTCAGCTGAGCGGGAGCTGCGCTACGAGAGGGAGAAAAACCTTGACCTTAAGAGACACAATGCACTTTTAGACCAAGAGAAGATAAAG CTGTGTGCAGAGCTCAAGCAAGCCCAGGCTAAACTGGCCCAGCTGGAGACCAGTACCACAGGGCAGACTGCAGACCTGGAGCAACTGCATCAAAGAACCAGGGAGTTGGAGCTGGAGCTGGCCAGAAGCAGCCAGAACAAACAAACCAGCAACAGCCTCAGAGAGGAGCTCAATGCAGAGAGAGCCCGTGTCATCACTGCCGATAAGAAG GTCTTGGAGCTTCAGCAACAGCTGAAGAACACTCTGCATCAGTTACGTCTGGAGGAAGCCAGAGCTGGAGAGACCAGCAAGCTGGAGCGAGACACTAGAGATATGTCTGATAACCTGTCTGCTCTCCGAGCCAAACTGCAGGAGGAACAACTCCAGAG GAAGTTGCTGGAGCAGAGAGAagaggagctgcagcagcaggtgCGCTCTCTGCGCATGAAGGAAGCCACTCTCAGCCGAACTAACTCTGAGCTCACTCACCGCTCGCAGCAAATGGACACACGGCTGGAGGTGCTTGAGAACGAGCTGAGTGCTGCCAGAGAGCAG CAGAGGCTGAGTCAGACAAACTGCCATGACCTGGAAGACCAACTCATGTCTTCTCACCAGGAGTCTGAGAGACTGCAGGAAGAGCTGCAGCAGGCCCTACAACAGCTCGACACTAACATCAG GAGATACAATGAAAAGCAGTCTATGCACAAAACCAAGCTGCGCAGAGCAAAGCAACTGTTCTTGAAGGCAACTACCCAGCGAGACCTGAGGATTCAGAAGCTGGAAAGTGATCTGGCCCTTGCAACAAGTCTGTCAGAGAAA GAAAAGGACTGGATCAGGACTGTGACAGAGGAGAATGACCAGCTCCTGTTGGAGAGGCGAGAGTTGCTGAAGAGGATGACTGAGGCTGAGGAGATGGGGAACAATGGAATGAGAACGGCTACTACCACACAGCAAAG GGTAAAGTTTTTGGAAATGGAGAATAATCAGCTTCAGGAGAAAACCCTGAAGCTGGCCAGTCAGATTGGAGTTTTGGAACGTGCACTGAGAAATCTTCAGTCAGGGTGCACTGTTGAG GAGGTCAAGAAAATCTTTTCTTCTGGAACACATGCTGACGGCCTGCTGCTAACATCAACTCCAAG TCCAAAGCCTGGTCTGTGTGACTCATGGGGTCTCTTGGACGCCATCCGCAGGGTTAAAGTGGGGGATCATGCCAAGAGCCTGGAGTCCTCTCTGTCCTTGCCCAACTCCCAACCTTCAGAGATTGGCTATCTGAACGTAAGCTCTCCTATGGCCCCCAGTGCCACAATGGATCAAGAGGAGAACCACAGCACAGCCAGTGAAGATGCCTGA